GTCAATCGCACACCCCGGGCATGGCGTTCCAGCAGTGGCTGACCGGCCTCGGCTTCCAGCTTCGCGATCTGCTGCGAAATCGCCGAGGTGGTGTAGCTCAGGCGGTTGGCGGCGGCTGTCAACGAGCCGGCTCGCACCACGTCGACCAGCAATAACAACCGGCGAGGATCGAGCATCCCCAGCTCCATTCAGTTCATCTAAAGGGTAATCGAGATTTTCGTAATTGTACTCGACTCTGATGTGAGCCACGCTGAAGTCACAGCCAGGACGTGAGCGGCATCACCCTCTGCTCTGGCGCGTCGGCAGCGAGGAGAAAACGCCATGACCAGTCTGTGGGGCACGTGGATGCGCGGCGGGACCAGCAAGTGCTGGCTCTTCAACGCCGTGGATGTGGATCCGTTGCTGCGGATTATCGATCTCGACGCGGTCCTGATCGCGGCATTCGGTTCCGAGGACCCCCGCCAACTCGACGGCGTCGGCGGGGGGACCTCGACGACCTCCAAGGCCGCGATCGTGCGACGCTCCCGCCTCGACGACGTCGATGTCGACTACCTGTTCGCGCAGGTGGCCATCGGCCGTCGCGCCGTCGAATGGGGAAGCAACTGCGGGAACTGTGCCACCGCGATCGGCCTGTACGCCCTGCAGACCGGGATGGTGGCCGCCGCCCCGGAGACGACCGTCGTGCGGATGCGCAACCAGAACACCGGTGCCCGGCTGACCGCCCGGATCGCCACACCGGGCGGGATCATCCCCGCCGACGGTGATGCCGCGGTGCCGGGCACCAATGCACTCGGAGTCCCGGTATCGCTCACGTTCACCGATGTCGCGGCCAACCCGGACAGCGTGCTGCCCACCGGCTCGGTGACCGATGTCATCGACGTCGGCGGTCACCGCTACCGCGGCACATTCGTCAATGCCGGCGCCCCGGCCGCGCTCTTTCGTGCCGCGGACTTCGACCTGACCGGCGCCGAGGGCAATGATCAGCTGGCCGAACGGCTACCGGTGCTCATCGAACTACGCCGGAAGGCCGCGCTGGCAATGGGTTTGGCCAAGCCAGGAGATCCCGTGCAGCACGCCGTGCCGAAGGTCGGCATCATCGGCGCCGCGGGTGACTACGTCACCACCGACGGCACATTCATCCCCGCCGGCGCCTATGACGTGGCCGTCCGCATGGTGTCCATGCTCGCGCCGCACCCGGCGATCGGTCTCACCTCGGCCGTCGCCGTGTCCGCCGCGGCCGCGGTCCGCGGCAGCGTGGTGGCCGAGCAGCTCGCCGCCCACGTCGGCGGGACGCTGCGCCTGGGAACCGCGGCGGGGATCATCCCGGCCACGGTGACCACGACCGACATCGGTCTGCCCCGCGACGTATCCCTGCATCGGGCGGCCCGCCGGATCGCCAGGGCCGAATTGTTCCTCGCGGAATCGACACCCGCCTACGCCATGTCCGCACACCGCCCCAACCACTGAAGGAAATCATGAAAGTCACCATCGAGAACCTGACGTTGGCCTATCACGGCAACACCGTGGTCAAAGACCTGGACCTGGAGATCGCCGATGGCGAATCCCTGGTGCTGCTGGGGCAATCCGGTTGCGGTAAGACCAGCACCATGCGGTGTGTAGCCGGGCTGGAGACGCCGAGTATCGGCCGCATCAGCATCGGTGACCGCATTGTCCACGACAGCACGACGGGGCGATCTGTTCCGCCGCACAAGCGCAACGTCGGGATGGTCTTCCAGTCCTACGCGGTATGGCCGCATCGCACGGTCGCGCAGAATGTCGGGTTCGCGCTGAAGATGCAAAAGGTCGCGAAAAGCGAACTGGTGCAACGCGTCGACGAGGCGTTGCACCTGGTCGGTCTGGGCCACCTGGCCGACCGCGGCGCCAGCCAGCTCTCCGGTGGCCAGATGCAGCGTGTCGCGCTGGCCCGCAGCCTGGTCATGCGTCCAAGTGTGCTGATGCTCGACGAACCGCTGTCCAACCTCGACGCGCGGTTGCGGGAGCGGTTGCGGATGGAACTTCGCGAGCTGCAGTTGCGGCTCGGGCTGACCACGGTCTACGTCACACATGACCAGGTCGAGGCCTTCGCCCTCGCCGACCGCATCGCGTTGATGCAGCAGGGGCGCATAGTCCAGATCGGTTCCCCAGAACAGATATACAAGAGCCCATCGTGTGCGTCGATCGCCGAATTCCTCGGTATCGGTAACATTTTCAATGTCACGGCCGCACCCGGTGCGCTGGACTGCACGCTGACCGAACATCCCGCAATCTCGGTGGTCGTCGACTCGGCACGCCAGTTCGACGGCCCCGCGATCGTCTGCCTGCGCCCGGAAGATCTGCTGGTCACCGGTCCCGCCGAACCGGCACCCGCCGGCCAGCACTGGCTCGGTCGCGTCGAGGTCGCCAGCTACCAGGGCGCGTCGATTCGCTACCGGGTGACCCTGGACAACGGACCCGAGATCGAGGCGGTCGCCACGGGTAACGGCAGCCCGGTCCTGGGTATCGGCGAACCGGCCGTGGTGACCGCGCGACCCGGTGCGGCCCAGCTACTGGTCGACGACCGCACCGAGACACCCACGGCGGTGCCGGCATGAGCGCGCCGACTACGAAGCGACCGCCCGCCACGACAGCCCCGGCGGCGCTCCGCGGCGCCGAGCCCCGCCGCCGCAAGCGGTCGGCGCGCCGTTCGCTTCCGGTGCTGGTGCAGCTCGCCGTCCTCACGGTCATCGTCCTGTGCCCGATGTTCTTCATCCTCGCCGGTGCGTTCAGCGCGAATACCGAGCGGGACAATCTCTTCGACTTCGGTCGCTTCACCCTCGACAATTTCGCGGTGCTGGGGTCGGGAACCGCGCGGACGGCCCTGCTGAACTCGGCGGCCGTCGGGGTCGGGTCCTCCGTGGTCGCCCTGGTGATCGGCTGCCTGCTCGCCTTCCTGGCTGCCCGCACCGACATCCCTGGCCGCAAACTCATCTACGGCATCGCCATCATGCCGTTGTTCCTGCCGGCCCTGGTCGGAGCCCTGGCGTGGGCGCTGCTGGCCGGTCCGGCGACCGGCTACCTCAACCTTGCCTTCGGCGCCGTCGGTCTTCCACACCTGATGGACATCTACAGCTTCACCGGAATGATCTTCGTCCTGGGCCTGTACTACGCGCCGTATCCGTTTCTGATGGTGCACTCGGCGCTGTCGCTGATGAACCCCGATCTGGAGGATGCGGCCAGCCTCCATGGTGCGCCGGTACGGAAGATGCTGCGGGAGATCACGTTTCCCTTGGTGATGCCTGCCGTGCTCGGCTCGGCCATCCTGGTCTTCGCGCTCACGGTCGAGAACTTCCCGGTTGCCCAGGTGATCGGCGTGCCGGGGGGAGTGGACACCTTGCCCACCCTGATCTACCGGCTCATGAACGCATCCCCGGCGCGATCCAACGATGCCGCTGCGGTGGCCGTCGTGCTGACCGTGCTGTTGGTCGTCGTGGTGGCGATGCAACAGCGTGCCATGGGCGGCAAGGAGTTCACGACGGTCAGCGGTAAAGGAGTCCGGGCGCGGCAGGTGTCTCTTCGACGCTGGCGACTGCCCGCCGCGATGTTCGCGTGGAGCTATTTCGTCCTGGCTGTACTGCTGCCCGTCGGCGCCTTGATCATCGCTGCCATGCAGACCAGTCCGTACGTCGCCGATCTCGGTCAGCTCGCCCGCCCGGGTGCGTTGTCGCTGTGGAACATGGGCCAGACCCTGCAGAGCACCGATTTCCACCAGGTTGTGGTCAACAGCGTGGTGGTCGGGGTGGCCACCGCGGCGATCGGCACCGCGCTGTGCTTCGCGCTGGCGTACACGCGCTATCGGACCCAGGCGCCGGGCCGCAAACTGCTGGAGTACGTGGCGATGCTGCCACTGGCGGTCCCGGCGATCGTGTTGGGCCTCGGTCTGTTGTGGACGTGGCTGGCACTACCGGTACCCGTGTACGGCACGCTGGCGGTGCTCGTCATCGCGTTCGTGGCGGTGTTCCTGCCACAGGGCTATCGGGGGGTTTCCGCCTCGATCATCCAGTTGGACAAGGACCTCGAGGACAGTGCCGTGATGCTCGGCGCGCGTCGGCACCGCGCCATCACCTTCGTCACCGCTCCGCTGCTGAGGGTGGGCCTTTCTTCGACCTTCCTCCTGCTGATGATGCTGGCCATGCGCGAGCTGACCGCGGCGCTGTTCCTGTTCACCTCCGATACCCGGTTGTTGTCCATCGCGATCTTCGACGCCTACGACAACGGGTCATTTCAGTCAGCGGCGGAGCTCAGCCTGCTCTACTGCGCCGTCATCGGTGTGCTCGCAGTCCTGGCGCGCCGCTTCGGATCCAAGGAGATCTCATGAGATCGATCATCCGTCTCGTCATCGGACTCGTCTCCGCGACAACGGTATTGGCGGCCTGTACACCGCCGCCGCCCGCTCCGGACCTGACCAGGCCTGCCGCGTCGGTCTCGCGCGATTCGGCGTTGGTGATCGACGGTGAGCAGATCGCCGATCCGGATCTCTGGGCCGCTGCACAGAAGGATGGTCAGATCACCCTGTACAGCGGGTGGACGGCCGACAGCGAGGCCGCATTGCTCGATCAGTTCGAGGCGGATACCGGCCTTGAGGTGAAATTGATCCGGCTCACCCCGAATCGCCTGTACGAGCGGATCGTTGCCGAACATGGTGCTGGCAAGTTCAATGCAGATGTGGTGCGCATCTCCGATGCCGGCTTTGTCTCCGGACTCAGCCGACGCGGTGTGTTCCAGCCGTACACGCCACCCACCGCGACGAATCTGCGCCCCGACGTCGTCTTCGACGACGGCAGCTACTACCGCACGTTCAACCCGATCTATACCTTCGGCTACAACACCGCGCTGGTGGATCCGGCTGACGCGCCGACGAGTTGGAAGGATCTTCTCAACGACCGATGGAACGGCAAGCTCGGCATCGCCCAAGCCGGTGCCGGTGGCAGCGCTCTGGCGTTGACCCGTTTTCAGCGTGATGTGCTCGGCGATCAGTATCTGCGCGAGTATGCCGGGGAAACAAGGGTGTTCGATTCCCTCGGCGCCGAGCTGGACAGCCTGGCCCGCGGGGAGATCGATGCGGGCACCGTCGTGGTCAGCAGTGTGAACATCGCCGCCAACGAGAATGCCCCGGTCACCTTCGTCGTCCCCGACGAGGGGGTTACCGCCTACGACTACTACACCGGGGTGGCCTCGACCGCGACGCACCTGGCCGCGGCGAAGGTGTTCCTGAACTGGAATCTTTCCCAGCGCGGCCAGAACGTGTTGCGCGACATCGGTGAATACTCCGTCCGCGACGACGTGGCGGCCCCCAATGTGCGAGGTGTCCAGCTGCCGGACTTCGATGATCCGCGCGTGCACCGCATCACCCCGGCAGAGGCGACCGCGTGGTCTGAGCAGGACCAGCGGGCGTGGAATGCCATCTTCGGATACAACGAATAGAACGGCGGCGAGTCGCCGCAGTTTTGCTCCTGAGCAGGTCCCCAACCCGTAGTGTGACAACCCGGGTCCGCCGCGTGGGCGGACCCGGGCAGAGTTTGATCGCGATGCCACCTGTTCGGGGGGTGAGGGGTTTCACGATGTATGTCCCACGCCCGTTCGAGGCGATCAGGTGGCAATCACGTGTCGGGCACGGAATCGCGCGATGCGCAATCTGATCGCGGCGATCAATGCGTCCATTGATCCGGCGGCGTTGACCCGCCGGATCACCGAACAGATGTGCCTGTTCACCCCGAAAGCCGATGGCGCGGCCGTCAGCATCCTGGCGCCCAGCGACGAGTTCGTCGTGGTATCGGCCTTCGGTGTCGTGGAATCGTTGCTCGGCCTGCGCCTGCCGGTGGCCGGGACATTCCAGGGAATGGCGGTGGCCACCGGACGACCACAGCTCAGTGACGACGCACCCAACGATCCCGCCGTGACCGCCGAGGTGCGCGCCATCGGAGCGCGGCTGGGATTGCGCACCCTCGCCGTCTTTCCGCTGCGCCATCGCGATACCGCCATCGGCGCGCTGTCGATGACCTCCACACAACCGGGCCGATTCGACGAGCGTGATATCGCGGCGATGGCCGCGGCGAGCACGTTCATCTCGGGACTGATCAGCGCCCACACCGAGCTCTCTGCGCTGCTGGACGCGTTTCTGGTGGACCCGAACCTGCCGGACGACTCCACCACACGGTTCCTGGCCTCGGTATTGCTTCCCGATATGGCGCGCGAGGACCGATTGCATCAGCGACTGGACGCCGTGCTGGCAGATCCGGCCAACCTGGACATCGTGTTCCAGCCGATCGTCGATCTGAACACCGGGGGCGTCACCGGCTTCGAAGGATTGTGCCGATTCCCGACCGACGGCGAGTTGACCCCGAAACAGTGGTTCGATGTCGCACGCCGCCTCGGCCGGAGTCTCAGTTTGGAACTGGCGGCGCTGCGACGCCTGCTGGTCAACGCCGAGGATCTTCCACCGGCGTCCTTCGTGGCCGCCAATCTCAGTCCGGTGACGGCGATGAACCCTACGGTGCAAGAACTCCTGGTCTCGGTGCCGCGGCCGCTGGTTGTCGAGATCACCGAACACGAGCCGTTCCCGGACGACCTCGCCGAAGCGCTGAAACCGTTGCGGGAAGCAGGGATCCGCCTCGCCATCGACGACGCGGGTGCGGGTTTCGCGAGCTTCAACCAGTTGTTGCGCCTCCGTCCGGACATCATCAAGATCGACGGAGATCTCACCTCGGGCATCGCCACCGACCCGGTCCGGCGTGCGCTGGCATCGTCGATCGTGCGGCTGGGCAATGAATTGAACGCCGTGACGGTCTCCGAAGCGGTCGAGGATCCCCAGCAGTTGGGCACCCTTCGCGACCTCGGGGTGGACCTGGGCCAG
The sequence above is drawn from the Mycolicibacterium neoaurum VKM Ac-1815D genome and encodes:
- a CDS encoding PrpF domain-containing protein gives rise to the protein MTSLWGTWMRGGTSKCWLFNAVDVDPLLRIIDLDAVLIAAFGSEDPRQLDGVGGGTSTTSKAAIVRRSRLDDVDVDYLFAQVAIGRRAVEWGSNCGNCATAIGLYALQTGMVAAAPETTVVRMRNQNTGARLTARIATPGGIIPADGDAAVPGTNALGVPVSLTFTDVAANPDSVLPTGSVTDVIDVGGHRYRGTFVNAGAPAALFRAADFDLTGAEGNDQLAERLPVLIELRRKAALAMGLAKPGDPVQHAVPKVGIIGAAGDYVTTDGTFIPAGAYDVAVRMVSMLAPHPAIGLTSAVAVSAAAAVRGSVVAEQLAAHVGGTLRLGTAAGIIPATVTTTDIGLPRDVSLHRAARRIARAELFLAESTPAYAMSAHRPNH
- a CDS encoding ABC transporter ATP-binding protein: MKVTIENLTLAYHGNTVVKDLDLEIADGESLVLLGQSGCGKTSTMRCVAGLETPSIGRISIGDRIVHDSTTGRSVPPHKRNVGMVFQSYAVWPHRTVAQNVGFALKMQKVAKSELVQRVDEALHLVGLGHLADRGASQLSGGQMQRVALARSLVMRPSVLMLDEPLSNLDARLRERLRMELRELQLRLGLTTVYVTHDQVEAFALADRIALMQQGRIVQIGSPEQIYKSPSCASIAEFLGIGNIFNVTAAPGALDCTLTEHPAISVVVDSARQFDGPAIVCLRPEDLLVTGPAEPAPAGQHWLGRVEVASYQGASIRYRVTLDNGPEIEAVATGNGSPVLGIGEPAVVTARPGAAQLLVDDRTETPTAVPA
- a CDS encoding ABC transporter permease, yielding MSAPTTKRPPATTAPAALRGAEPRRRKRSARRSLPVLVQLAVLTVIVLCPMFFILAGAFSANTERDNLFDFGRFTLDNFAVLGSGTARTALLNSAAVGVGSSVVALVIGCLLAFLAARTDIPGRKLIYGIAIMPLFLPALVGALAWALLAGPATGYLNLAFGAVGLPHLMDIYSFTGMIFVLGLYYAPYPFLMVHSALSLMNPDLEDAASLHGAPVRKMLREITFPLVMPAVLGSAILVFALTVENFPVAQVIGVPGGVDTLPTLIYRLMNASPARSNDAAAVAVVLTVLLVVVVAMQQRAMGGKEFTTVSGKGVRARQVSLRRWRLPAAMFAWSYFVLAVLLPVGALIIAAMQTSPYVADLGQLARPGALSLWNMGQTLQSTDFHQVVVNSVVVGVATAAIGTALCFALAYTRYRTQAPGRKLLEYVAMLPLAVPAIVLGLGLLWTWLALPVPVYGTLAVLVIAFVAVFLPQGYRGVSASIIQLDKDLEDSAVMLGARRHRAITFVTAPLLRVGLSSTFLLLMMLAMRELTAALFLFTSDTRLLSIAIFDAYDNGSFQSAAELSLLYCAVIGVLAVLARRFGSKEIS
- a CDS encoding ABC transporter substrate-binding protein, producing MRSIIRLVIGLVSATTVLAACTPPPPAPDLTRPAASVSRDSALVIDGEQIADPDLWAAAQKDGQITLYSGWTADSEAALLDQFEADTGLEVKLIRLTPNRLYERIVAEHGAGKFNADVVRISDAGFVSGLSRRGVFQPYTPPTATNLRPDVVFDDGSYYRTFNPIYTFGYNTALVDPADAPTSWKDLLNDRWNGKLGIAQAGAGGSALALTRFQRDVLGDQYLREYAGETRVFDSLGAELDSLARGEIDAGTVVVSSVNIAANENAPVTFVVPDEGVTAYDYYTGVASTATHLAAAKVFLNWNLSQRGQNVLRDIGEYSVRDDVAAPNVRGVQLPDFDDPRVHRITPAEATAWSEQDQRAWNAIFGYNE
- a CDS encoding sensor domain-containing phosphodiesterase; translation: MRNLIAAINASIDPAALTRRITEQMCLFTPKADGAAVSILAPSDEFVVVSAFGVVESLLGLRLPVAGTFQGMAVATGRPQLSDDAPNDPAVTAEVRAIGARLGLRTLAVFPLRHRDTAIGALSMTSTQPGRFDERDIAAMAAASTFISGLISAHTELSALLDAFLVDPNLPDDSTTRFLASVLLPDMAREDRLHQRLDAVLADPANLDIVFQPIVDLNTGGVTGFEGLCRFPTDGELTPKQWFDVARRLGRSLSLELAALRRLLVNAEDLPPASFVAANLSPVTAMNPTVQELLVSVPRPLVVEITEHEPFPDDLAEALKPLREAGIRLAIDDAGAGFASFNQLLRLRPDIIKIDGDLTSGIATDPVRRALASSIVRLGNELNAVTVSEAVEDPQQLGTLRDLGVDLGQGYLFGRPVAYRAGGPVTMSG